The following nucleotide sequence is from Juglans microcarpa x Juglans regia isolate MS1-56 chromosome 6D, Jm3101_v1.0, whole genome shotgun sequence.
cagaaaagaggaaagagagggaGGGTGCCGGTACTAAGAAATCACCTGCTTGAGGGAAACCACGTTTTGTTTCTGCACCTTGTTCGATGCCCCGTCCTTGGCATCCGCTTTTACTGACTTCCAGCCTTCCGACTCCATCTTTGGAATTACATTAGCTTGCACACACAACTTTGGAGGCACTGCCAAACTAGAATAAGGAAAAAATTTGTAATCTCTTGGACGGCTTCACAAAACAACTAGACTAAAAAACTAACTAAAGAACCAACATGTATGTCAAAGCAGATGGTATTGgagagtttttcttaaataataataaaagatgacGTCAGACAAATACTCATGAACTtttcttaaaaggaaaatgctgaAAAAGATCTTAATTCTCAATCACATCGACGGTAAGTTTCAAACAAGCACTACTGCAACTGGTTGCATCAGACAAAGCAAAGCTCTAAAATGCAACGTCACGAATTTGTTGCTTCCAAAAGATTGCTGTGCTCATTCACATTAAatctatgtttggatgttgaactgaattgatttgaattgagatgataaaatattgttagaatattattttttaatattattattattttgagatttaaaaaaattgaattgtttattatattttatattgaaatttgaaaaaattgtaatgataaattgagatgaatttaggaACCAAACGAAAAATCCATTTTCTCTCACTTGGAAATGAAAGGCCAATTTGGATCTCAAAtccatctaaactcattttatataattattacaactttttcaaatttcaacataaaatataataaacaattcaattttttcaaatttcaaaataatagtaatattaaaaaataatattctaacaatattttattttattttcaatttttatctcaattcaactcaactcaattcagttcaaaatctaaatattttcttgtcCTTCCCATTTTCGGTAAACGGATTATTTGAAATGATTCTGTATTTGCAAAACTTTTGCCAGATTTTAGGGTACAGAGCGAAAACAGAGAAAAGATAGAAAATCTTTCAAGATTCAATGGATTGCTCCGATTATGAATATGCAGGTATTACATTGTTTACCAGGGTCAATGGATGTAACTTGTCCAATTGAGCAGTACTAAAGTCAACAGAAATTAACAGAGTTGTACATACTTCTTAGGGGGCTGTGCACGTCTCTGTGGAGTAGCACAGTGGGCGGTATCCTGCAAAGTGGAAAATGTAAGCGGATTTTTAAGAACATAAATTCAGATAGTGAgcagttaaaaaaaatgaggcaaAAACAGAAAAGCCAAGAAGAATGAAGCACCTCGGGTAGAAGGATGGACGACGTCAGATCTTTTGAGTCAGTAGTCTTCAGCCTGCAAGCTATTGACTGACGACAAGTGACAAAAAAAGGCATCCAATGAGCTGAGAGGCATGGCGTTATCTATGATATGAATATTGACTTCATATTTAGAAGATTAGGAAATAGGGAAGATTTGAGCATTTGTGtccagaaaaaaaatacaattagatGTGATATTTGCTTTAGTCAATAACAACAAGCACAAAACGAATTATCTTTATAAGCCTTCAGTACCACACATATACCAGCGTTATCTTTCTAAGAAAGACGTCATACCTGCATTTCTTTGGTGAGAATGTTGCTGAGTTTATCTTGTAGTTTCAACATGGATGCTTCCATCTGCTGTGCAAAAGCTGACACCTGCAAGCAAATCTTCTGTAACTTGTCTTGATATGTCTCTTTGCTTAGCTGATCAGATATCATCCTAAAGCCCCCAGCAAGACTGGCCTTGACATCTTCTTGTCCCTCTTTCTGTTTACCATATTCGTTTATGTTAGAAAAGGACACATGCATTGATATTTTAAACCAATAAGCAGGTCAACATTGTACGTAAACCAGGCCTTACCATTAACTGCAATAAGCTATCATGAAGAATGAGCTTCTGTCGTATGCTTTCCGCTggatcaaaattgaaaaaaaaaaaaaattatttatggttAATTATGTTCTACAACTGTTGAAATTGCACACAAACAGTCATAATCTACTCTGGTTTCTTTCGTTGATTGTTTGTCTGATTTCAAATCTCAGTCCTACCAAGCCAAATTTGAGCACATTCATAACCGAATCCTTGTCAAGTTCTCAAGTTCAGAAGCCATCAACTTCAAGTTTTACAAATAAAAGATGGATAAGTGCCAAACATTCAGAATATCTGTCTGCCAAGCGGAAAAAGAGGAGATAAAAAGATCTAAGTTCTTGGAACTAGATGAGATGCATTCATATTAGCGGCTCTAGTTTTTCTTCCGAACAAATAGATAACTGAAGGTGTTTATTAAATAGAGTAGGTTACTCACTGTCCAGTGAAACTTCTTTCGTTCCTTTGTTTGCTTGCATGACATCACTCTGAACAGAATCCAAAATCATTCCTAATCTGCTTAGTGAAGTTTCTATCAATCCAATCCGATGTTCAAGTTCTTCACTAATCTGACCTGCTCAGGCAAACAAAAAATTCGGTAACTAATGCAAAGACATACATATGCATCATGCCATCATCATCCATGCAAGAACAAAAGCTTGATTGACATGCCTGCTGTTGCATAACT
It contains:
- the LOC121268826 gene encoding putative recombination initiation defects 3 isoform X1, which produces MKLQINKACDLSSISVLPHSRRSNSVPTGPQGSQLQSQPSQQSFSQGLSSQHGMFSQLSQNSLNEVLTNDQKFCSQERENSVKKIPCLPPPSCSREENQMLILRSSANPIRKWSSASVPDHRCQISEELEHRIGLIETSLSRLGMILDSVQSDVMQANKGTKEVSLDTESIRQKLILHDSLLQLMKEGQEDVKASLAGGFRMISDQLSKETYQDKLQKICLQVSAFAQQMEASMLKLQDKLSNILTKEMQSIACRLKTTDSKDLTSSILLPEDTAHCATPQRRAQPPKNLAVPPKLCVQANVIPKMESEGWKSVKADAKDGASNKVQKQNVVSLKQEKGCRINIESDEEIDGGFSWLLEEKETGIGKCLIEEAKEETERILKKARRQKRKYRNPIIIN
- the LOC121268826 gene encoding putative recombination initiation defects 3 isoform X2: MKLQINKACDLSSISVLPHSRRSNSVPTGPQGSQLQSQPSQQSFSQGLSSQHGMFSQLSQNSLNEVLTNDQKFCSQERENSVKKIPCLPPPSCSREENQMLILRSSANPIRKWSSASVPDHRCQISEELEHRIGLIETSLSRLGMILDSVQSDVMQANKGTKEVSLDTESIRQKLILHDSLLQLMKEGQEDVKASLAGGFRMISDQLSKETYQDKLQKICLQVSAFAQQMEASMLKLQDKLSNILTKEMQSIACRLKTTDSKDLTSSILLPEDTAHCATPQRRAQPPKNLAVPPKLCVQANVIPKMESEGWKSVKADAKDGASNKVQKQNVVSLKQEKGCRINIESDEEIDGGFSWLLEEKETGKCLIEEAKEETERILKKARRQKRKYRNPIIIN